A window of the Arachis duranensis cultivar V14167 chromosome 5, aradu.V14167.gnm2.J7QH, whole genome shotgun sequence genome harbors these coding sequences:
- the LOC107490029 gene encoding cyclin-dependent protein kinase inhibitor SMR6 encodes MGFSKKTQGDAESEAKKWVIAGFSVRSLKPINTKVKERHQEEEEEVEFEFSTTPTAKESRIPKKLAPPPPPRKRRPSRCHNSSFNGVREFFNPPDLETVFKCKVEKAK; translated from the coding sequence ATGGGGTTTTCGAAGAAGACGCAAGGAGACGCTGAATCGGAAGCGAAGAAGTGGGTAATTGCAGGATTCTCTGTTCGTTCTTTGAAACCAATAAACACGAAGGTAAAAGAGAGAcaccaagaagaagaggaggaggtggAGTTTGAGTTTTCGACGACACCGACGGCCAAGGAATCGAGGATACCGAAGAAGTTGGCGCCGCCTCCGCCGCCACGGAAGCGACGGCCTTCAAGGTGTCACAATAGCAGCTTCAATGGCGTTAGAGAGTTCTTCAACCCTCCTGATTTGGAAACAGTGTTCAAGTGCAAAGTTGAGAAAGCTAAATGA